A stretch of Ipomoea triloba cultivar NCNSP0323 chromosome 13, ASM357664v1 DNA encodes these proteins:
- the LOC116003076 gene encoding late embryogenesis abundant protein 6-like, translating into MQSAKQKVSDAAAAAKEHLDILAAKTDEKVEKAAARSKEEREIAEERRKAKEAEAKMNLHEAKARHAAEKLQAKQAHLYPAAGPQHHHHEPVGTVAPTTGAVMPGYPLGGYPHGHGRHTRNI; encoded by the exons ATGCAATCTGCGAAGCAGAAAGTAAGCGACGCAGCTGCTGCTGCCAAAGAACACCTCGATATTCTTGCAGCCAAGACTGATGAAAAG GTGGAGAAAGCAGCGGCGAGGAGCAAGGAGGAGAGAGAGATAGCAGAGGAGAGAAGAAAAGCCAAAGAAGCTGAAGCCAAGATGAATCTTCATGAAGCCAAAGCGCGTCACGCCGCCGAGAAACTGCAAGCCAAGCAAGCTCATCTTTATCCGGCGGCAGGGCCGCAGCATCACCACCACGAACCCGTCGGCACGGTGGCTCCTACCACCGGCGCGGTTATGCCGGGCTACCCTCTGGGAGGCTACCCCCATGGCCATGGAAGACACACTAGAAATATCTAG